GCCCGTACAGGTTCTGCGTGTTTGCCAGGCAGATGATGCTCAGCTCCTGCTGGGGCAAGCGCACCAGCTCGGCCTGGTAACCGGGGTCGGTGCCACTGTGGGTAACGGCTGGCTGCCCCGATAGGGAGCTACCTCCAGGCCGAACGCATAGCCGGTCGACGTCCCGTCGTTCAGCCGGCCAGGGGTGAGCAACAGGCGCAGCAGTTCCGGCCGGCCTTGCCCCAGGCGGTTCCGGTAGAAGTTCTGGTCCCAGCGCACCAGATCAGCCAGCGTGGTGGTCAGGCCCGAGGAGCCGACGGTGTGGCCCTGAAAGTACTGGCTTCGGTAGTGGAGTTGCCCCTTGCGGTGACGCGCGGTGTAGCCAGTGGCCAAGTGGGGAATAGCGGCCGAAATGCGGCCGTTAAACCGGGTGTGGCTCATGCCCAGCGGACGGAAGATATGCTGGGTAGTAAAGTCGGCAAACGACTGCCCGGACACCCGGGCCACGATTTCAGCCAGTAGCACGTAGCCGCCATTGTTGTATTCGTGCCGGTCACCGGGCCGGAAGTTGCGCCCGCGCTGCTGGCTGAGTAGCCGCAGCACGTTGGCATTGGTGTAGTGCCGCTCGCCGCGCAGCGTCAACCCGATTAGGGTGAATCCATCCCGCAGCCCGCTGGTATGGTGTACCAGGTGCCGGATGCGTACCGTGTCGCCCAGGTACGGCAGCTCGGGCAGGTAGCGCCGAATGTCATCGTCGAGGCGCAGCTTGCCTTGCTCGGCGAGTAAGGCAATGCTAGCGGCGGTAAACTGCTTAGCCATGGATGCCACCCAGAAGCGGTGCTCGGTAGTCAAGGGCTGATGACGGGCCACATCGGCCTGACCGTAGGCCCGTTGGTAGATGAGTTGGCCGTGCTGCACTACGCCCAGCACCAGCCCCGGCGACGAGGAAGTATCCCAGCGGGCAAACACCGAATCGATGCGGTGCCGGGTGGCGGCGGTTAGGGCCTGGGCCTGGGTATGCCGGGCAGTAAGGCCGAGAAGGAGTAGCGTTGCCAGCGCTAGGTACAGTTCTTTAAGCGGAAGCCAAGTAGATTTCATGGCACAAAGGAAGAGCGCCTAAACCGCCTTCACAGCCAAGAAAAGCTACTTTCAAGCTGAACCGCCCTTATTTTGGCGACGAATCGTAGAGTGCTGCGCCCCGTAGCCACTGGCGAAATGCCGGAGCCCGGTCGCGGCTGATGACAATGTGCTGTGGCAGGCGCGGGGCGGCGGTCAGCTGCGCCAGTAGCTTGCCGTGCGTGTCGGGCTGCACCTGCTCCACGGCTTTGGCGCTGAGCAGAAACTGCCGGTTGGCCCGGAAAAAAAGAGCGGGCGGCAACTGCTCAGTCAGGCGGTCCAGCGACTGGTCCAGCAGGTACTGCCGGTCATCGAGGGTGAGTAGGTAGGTTTCCTTCTCGGCGGAATAGCAGCAGCGGATGTCGCCATAGGGCACCACGATGTCGCGGCGACCTAGCTTCACCACCAGGTGCTCCGGTGCGGGTGTCAAGCCAGGACTTTCGATTACGTCTTTTTGACTTTGCAAGCCTTGAATTTGCTCGGCCAAGGCCTGTTTTTCTGCCTCGCTCCGTTGGTAAAGGCTATGGTGGCGTCGGTATAGGTCGTAGTAATACAGGCCCGTGTAGATAACGTTGAATAGGAGCAGAAAAATCAGGGCGATAACCAGGTCAAAGTCCCAGTAGTGCTCCATGGGATAGTCGCGCAGGAAAGCATACTCCAGGTGTACCAGTCCGGTCAGGGTAGCGGTACCGGCCAAGCACGTCAGCGGCACCTGCCTAACCAGACGTGGTAGGAGGCCCCGTTGCCACGGCTGGCGCCCGTCGAGCCACACTACTACGGCGCGTGCCACCTGCCACACCAGCAGAATCTTGAAGGCGTCGCTGAAGAGCTCGTAAGCCATCATCCAGTTGAGCCGGATGTTGTTATACGTTAAGTAGTAACTAAACCCAGTTATGAGCGGAATGAGCGCCAACTGCACCCACTGGTCGCGGTAGCTCGGGCGCGACGGCGTCGGCTTGGCAACAAAAAGCGACGATAACCACATAGCGGGCAAACATAGTATTTTACAGTATTGATGCAAAGGCCATTGACTGGAGCAAGCTAAGTCGAGAAGGCTTGTTGGTAGCGCGCCTCGGCAGCGGCTATACCTGCGCTAACCAGTGCTCAGCGCTAACCGTATCGTCAAAGGTTAGAACAATGGGCTGCTTGACGTTTTTGCTAGCTTAATCAAACGCCATACGACTATAGAAACCGGCTGAATATACCCAGGCCACGTAGCGCAGCCCCGTTTGCTGCAAAGCAGGAAACCACACCTGGGCACCCTACTCGGCAGGGCGCTCCCACATGCTGCTGACGGGCGAACTACCCATCAGCAGCTTCCCACAACGCTGTTGTTGCTGCAAGGCTAGAATCTGCTTGCAGCCAGCCATTATACTCTGCTCATTCTGTTCGCTCCGCCAGGTCACCTGCAGCCAACCCGGTACCTGGTGATAGTCAATTCACAGAATCGGAGAGTCGAATAGCGGGTGTATTAGAAGCGTTAGGGGTAGGATCAGCAAAAATAGCAGCGAAGTGGTGACTGTTACCCGACACAGCACATTGCGCCCCAGCGCCGCCAACTGCCCGTACACCTCGCTGCGTACCTGAACTCCTTGGTGCCGTTTGCCTTAGGCCGGGGCCGGATGAGAGGAGCCCCCTACAACATGGGAATTTCTTGCCTGCCCACGCCGATTACCGCACAATAAGTTTGGAAAGCCCAACTGCGACTTCACGATGCCTTGCTGGAAGAGAAGCGTATTACTCTTGTTCATCCTGCGCAAAATTCGGACTCATGATGGGTGGCACGCCCTATTCCAGATAACAGTTTTTCCGCTACTTGGCGTGCCTCCTAACGGTCCAATGCGTGTCAGCCGGTGCCAAGACTAGCATCTTGGCACAAAAAAACGCTCTGGCCAGTAGCCAGAGCGTTTTGCAGTTTGAGTATGGCTGAACCATGCAGTTCGGACTTTCCCGAGCAGCAGCCATGGTCGGCCGAATTAGTGCGAGGCCTGCTTGCCGAGGTAGCTGGCTACGCCCTCACGGGTGGCGTGCATAGCTTCTTTGCCTTCTTCCCAGTTGGCGGGGCATACCTCGCCTTTGGCTTCGAAGTACTGCAGAGCATCAACCATGCGCATGGCTTCGTCGATGCTGCGGCCCAGCGGACCGTCGTTTACCACTTGGTGACGCACGATGCCGTCCTTGTCAATCAGGAACAGGCCACGGTAGGCTAGGGGCGAGCCTACGAAGGTCATTTCGCCGGCTTCGTTGTAGTCGTAGTGGCCACCCAGCACGTCGAAATTCGAGGCGATAGTCTTGGTAGCATCAGCCACCAGCGGGTAGGTTACGCCCTCGATGCCGCCGTTGTCGCGGGGCGTCTGCAGCCAGGCAAAGTGCGAGAAGTGGGTATCGGTCGAGCAGCCCACAATGGCCACGCCCTTGGCTTCGAAATCGGCCAGACGGTCCTGGAACGCAATGATTTCGGTGGGGCACACAAACGTGAAGTCGGCGGGGTAGAAATAGAAGATAACGTGCTTCTTGCCCAGGTAGCGGTCCAAGGAGAAATCCTCTTCGAATTCGCTGTCGATTACGGCCGTAGCCTTGAAAGAAGGAGCACGCTTGCCAACGAGAACTGCCATTTTTTGGAGTATTAGGTAAAGTGAAAAAGGAAAAGTTTTTAGTTGTTCGTTGCTCGTTGTCAGTTGGTAGGAGCAAGCGTCAGCACGACCTACCAACTGACAACGAGCAACGAACAACTAGTCAAGAAGAGGTCCGGGAGCCGGCGATGTGCAGGGAAAAGGAGTGGGGCTGAAAGTTGCCCAGGCCGCGAGTGGCAAAGAAGTCGCGGATCAGCGCGTCCAGCTCGGGGTTGCTGTAGTCGATGATTTCCTTGGTGTCGGTGCAGTACAAGTGGTGGTGGGCCGAGCAGTCGGAGTCGTAGCGGCGGCAAGCGCCCTCGGCAGAAGCCACACGCTTGGTGAGGCCGGCAGCCACGAAGCTGTCCAGCGTTTTGTACACAGTGCCCAACGATACGGTCGGCTCGGTAGCGGCTACCTGCCGGTGTACCTGCTCAGCGGTAGGGTGGCCCGGCAGCACCACGAGGCTTTCCAGAATCAGGATGCGCTGGGTGGTGGCGCGCAGCCCGGCTGTGGCCAGGCGCTGGCGCAGCTCGTCCCGGTTGGGCTGGCAGCCGGGGAACTCAGGATGGTCGGAAAAAGGTGTCACAGGTAAGAATGATTCTCCACAAAGGTAGTTGGAGAAGCTATTGCTTGCCAAAAAGGTTTAAAAAACGATTAAAATCAGGTTTCCGAAATCTAGCTCCCGACTAAATCAACCCATCTACTGGCACGGCCCGGCACACAAACTGGAAGGTCTGGCGGCTGCGCTGTTCAAGTAGCAGCTCCCGGCCCGTGGTGAGCCGCTGCAAGCTGGCCTTATCGTAGTTCTTGATGGTGTAAAGCTCCAGCTCCGTATTGTAGTGAATCGTGAACTGGTCGCGCAGCTGGCCCAGCAGCTTTTCCAGGCGGTAGGCCGAGAAGTCGGTGCAGACCGAAAAGGAGATGGCCGAGTTCTGCATCATGTTGATTTTGAGCCGAACCTGGGCCAGAGTACCGAAAATCACTTGGAGGTTTTCCTCGGAAATAAAGGTCAGGTCCTTCGACTCAAACGAAATCAGGCACTGCCCGTCCTTGCGAATAAAGGCCGGGGCCAGCGGCTCGTGCCGCCCGTCGCCGATGCGCGTGCCCTCGGCCGCCGGGTCCAGAAATGACTTGACGAAAAGCGGAATCTGGCGCACGGCCAGGGGCTTGATGGTTTTGGGGTGAATAACCGAGGCCCCGTAGTATGCCATTTCAATGGTTTCCTGGTAGCTGATGGCCGGAAACCGCACTGTGTCGGCAAAGAACTTGGGGTCGGCATTGAGCAACCCGGCCACGTCTTTCCAGATGGTCACGGCCTTTGCCTGCAGGCAGTAGGCAAAAATAGCGGCCGTGTAGTCGGAGCCTTCCCGGCCTAGGGTGGTGGTTTGGCCATTCGGCGTGCCACCCAGAAAGCCCTGGGTTACTACTGGGCCGCGCTGCAGCAGGGCAGGCAACTGGTCGCGCACGTTCCACTCGGTGGTGGGCCAGTCGATGCGGCCCTCGCGCCAGGTGTGGTCGGTACGCAGCAGGGGGCGACAGTCAAGCCACTGGGCTTCTAGGGCCCGGGCTACAATGCAGGTGGCCAGCAGCTCGCCGAAGCTGATGACCTGGTCGTAGTGCTGGTCGTAGGCATCGGCCGGGGCGGGTTGCTTCTGTAGCGTGGCTAGCTGCTGGTCCAGTTGCTCCAGCAGGTCATGAAGCTGGCTAGCTTCCCCAGCTTCGCCGCCGAACAGCTCCTGAGCCACACTCAGGTGGAAGTAGCGCAGCGTAGCGAGTGGGGGTGCGTAGTCCTGCCCGGTGAAGGCCAGCTGAAAGATTTCCTCCAGGGCGTTGGTGGTCTTGCCCATGGCCGAAACCACGATGAGTAGCTGCTGCTGAGCCGCGTGCTCCCGCACGATTTGGGTTAGATTCCGGATGGCGGCAGCGTCTTTTACCGAGGCGCCGCCGAACTTATATACCTGGAGCAAATGGGGTTCCTGCATGGGCCAAAAGTAGGCAGCGGGCGGCAGATGTGGCGAAAAAGCTTAGTTTTGTAGGCCAGAACCACCTGCTCACCCACCCACTTTTATGGACCACAACAAACTGGCTCTCCCCGTCGGTACCACCCTCGACCGATTCATTATGCGCAAGCAGGAGGACTTCCCCTACGCTACCGGGGAACTCTCGCAACTGCTGCGTGATATTGCCCTGGCAGCCAAGATTGTAAACCGCGAAATCAACCGTTCCGGTCTCATCGACATTGCCGGCGCCTACGGCAACCAGAACGTGCAGGGCGAAGACCAGCAGAAGCTCGACGTCATTGCCAACATCCGCTTTATCCGGGCGCTGCGCAACGGGGGCGAAGTCTGCACCATCATTTCCGAAGAAGATGAGGACATGATTCAGACTGGCAACAACCAGGGCAAGTACGTCGTGGCCATCGATCCGCTCGACGGCTCCTCCAATATCGACGTCAACGTCAGCATCGGCACCATCTTCAGCATCTACCGCCGCGTGTCGCCCACCGGCACCGAGGGCACCGAGCAGGACTGCCTGCAGACCGGCACCCACCAGGTAGCGGCCGGCTACGTGATTTACGGCTCCAGCACCATGCTCGTATACACGACCGGCAACGGGGTGAACGGCTTCACCTACGAGCACTCCCTGGGCGAATTCTTCCTTTCGCACCCCAACATCAGCACGCCCCAAACCGGCGCTATCTATTCTATCAACGAAGGCAGCTCGGAGTACTTCTCCGAAGGTATGGCCGCCTTCGTAACTCACTGCAAGCAGCAGGGCTACTCGGCTCGCTACATCGGCTCGTTGGTGGCCGATTTTCACCGCAACCTGCTCAAGGGCGGCATCTACATGTATCCGGCTACCAAGAAAGCCCCCAACGGCAAACTGCGCCTCATGTACGAGTGCAACGCCCTGGCTTTCATCGTGGAGCAGGCCGGTGGCAAATCCAGCAACGGCCGCAGCCGCACCATGGAAATCGAGCCCAAGGGCCTGCACGACCGGAGTCCGCTGTTTATCGGTTCCACGGAACTGGTCGAAAAGGCCGAGGAATTCCTGGCCGCTGAATACACCGACGCAGTAGCCTCGCTCTAGTCGTAGACTGAGCTCATACATATAAAAAAGCCCGGCGGAATAATATCCGCCGGGCTTTTTTATATGCGTAAAAGCGAAACTTACTCCGCTTTCTTCTTCGCCTTTTTGGCCGGAGCTGCCGTAACGGCTTCGGGGTTGCCAGCCGCTTCCGAATCCTGCTCGGTCGGAATAATACCAGCGGTGCTCAGGGCCTCATCGGCTGCTGGCGTATCCTGCTGGGTGCCGGCTTCGGTCGATTCCTTGGTAGCGGTTTGATTCTGGCCATTGGACTGACCATCGGCCGCTTCCTCCGGGGAGGCGCCGGCTTCGGCGTCGGCAGCCTGGTATTCGAGGCGGCCGCTTACGGCTTTGTACCAGGTCACCAGCTTCTTAATGTCCGACATGTACACGCGCTGCCGGTCGTAGTCCGGGATGATTTCACCCATGAACGTGGCCAGTTCCCGGTCGTCCGACTTGTTGGTAACGGTCAGGTCAGTGCCGTACTTCTGGTAGATCCGGTCAAACACCTCCGTCAGCGGAACCGTCTGGTCGTAATCCTGGGTGTAAATGGAAATCTCCTGCAGCAGCGAAACTTTGTTGCGCGCCGAAGCTACGGAGCGGGTGCCGCGTTCATCAAGCGACTCTACAATGACGCCGGCACGGGTAGGACGCACCAGGCGATACAGACCGGGCATTCCACTGATGGCGGCAATTTCCTTGAGGTCGTAGGGCATAAAAAGAAAGGTTGGGTAAGAAAAACAACTATTACTCGGTAGGGGCAGGAGCCGCCTCCTTGCCCGGAGCGGGCAGCTTAAATACGATGGGCAGGCTGGTCAGGACGGCGTACCCGGGTTTGTTGAACTTGAGCAGGCGCGTTACGCGCAAGGCCTCTTCGCCACAGCCCCCGCCGATATTTTTCACCAGCTTGATACCCGACATCGTGCCGTCGGTGTTCAGCGTGAAGCTCACGATGCAGGTGCCCTGAATCCGGTTGCGGCGCGCCATAACTGGGTATTTCAATTCTTTTTCGATGAAGGCGTACAGGGCTTCCTGCCCGCCCTCGTAGTACTCGGCCACGGGAATGGACTTGCCGACGTGGCCCGGCGCCGGCGCAGCGGCGGGAGCGGCCTCCGTCGCCGCGGGGGTAGTTTGCTCGGGTGTAGGTCCTTCAGTCTTTACTTTAACCTTCGTTTTTTGGGCAAAGGCCGTTGACGTACCGGCGAGAAGGGCCAAGGCCAGAATAAATGGGATTTTTTTCATGGAAAAAACCGGGAGAAAAAAGAGAAAATAAGGGGTGAATTGTTGGCCGGTGAGCGTGGCAATTACAGGGCCAATCTACGCATTCTCCGCTTCCTGGGCTAATTGACGGTTTATTTCGTCAATAAAAGCCAGCACTTCTTCACGGCCCGTTTTCTCCTCGGCCGATGTAATAAAATGACGCGGTAACTCGTCCCAGCTTTGCTGCATCTTCTGCAAGTAGGCCGTGATATTCTGCTGCGTGCGGGAGCTCGACTGCTTGTCGGCTTTGGTAAAAACCATCACGAACGGAATACCTGCCGCACCGAGCATTTCCATAAATTCCAAGTCGGGCGCCAATGGGGCGTGGCGGGAGTCAATCAGAACAAATACGCACGCCAGGTTTTCCCGATTGCGCATATAGTAATTAATCATTTTGCCCCAAGTGGCCCGCGAATCCTTGCTGACTTTCGCGTAGCCGTAGCCGGGCAAATCGACCAGGTACCAATTGTCATTAATTAAGAAATGATTGATTAATTGGGTTTTGCCCGGCAAAGACGAGGTTTTGGCCAAGCCTTTATGCCCAGTCAGCATATTAATTAACGAAGATTTACCTACGTTGGAACGGCCAATAAAGGCGTATTCGGGCAAGGTCGGCGGCGGACACTGGTCCACGCGCGAATTGCTCATCATAAATTTCGCTTCGCGGATAATCATAAGCCAAAATGCTGGGGTGAGGCTGCAAAGGTAGCAGATAACGACGGGTGAAGCCGCGCAATAAATTTTTACGGGAAAACCTTGCAGTTTACGAAGCACACCTATATTTGCGCGGCCTGTAGCCCGTTCTTACGTACAGAAGCCCAGGACCTTTTGCCGCTTCAGATTATGTAAAACCATTTTGCAATTGGATACGGCTAAGGTCGTATTATAAAATTTCTATCTTTGCCCGCAACTTGCCTTGTTCCGTATTGCCAAGCTGGTGCCCTTTGAAGCGTGAAAGTTCCTTTTATAGCGCTTCTGTCCAGAAAAAAACGGCTGGCAGGCTTAACCCTGGAACAGGTTTTCAGTATAAGAGGCAACTCTTAAAAAATTTGCAGCCGCAAAGGGCGGCTCTTTTTCTGCAAACCTCCCTGCAACTCCTTATTCTCAAACCCCTCCTACAATGGACAACTTAGTCAGAAGGTTATTGAAAGCCTCTTGCACCTTTGCTCTTGCCGCGGCCGTGGCCCAGCCTGCGCTGGCCCAGAGCACCCGCAAGACGCTAAAGACTGCAAACAAGTTCTTTGACCAAGAGAACTACCGGGCATCCATCCCTTTCTACGAGCAGGTGTTGGCCAAGGAGCCGAACAACGCGCTGGCCCTGTTCCGGGCTGGTATTGCGTACATGTCCTTTGACAAGGAAAAGGCCAGCGACTACATCTATAAGGCTCAGCGCCTGAAGCCGAAGGTTTCGAAAGATGTGGAGTACTGGCTCGGCCGCGTGGATCACCTGAACTACAACTTCGACGAGGCTATTGCGCACTTTCAGGCCTACAACACCACGCTCGGCAAGAAAGATACCCGCAAAGTAGCGTTGGCTCAGCTGATCCAGCACAGCAAAAACGCCAAGATTCAGTTCAACAGCCCCAAAGACATCTTCGTCAAGAACCTGGGTCCGACGATCAACTCGGCTTTCTCGGAGCACAG
Above is a genomic segment from Hymenobacter cellulosivorans containing:
- a CDS encoding peroxiredoxin codes for the protein MAVLVGKRAPSFKATAVIDSEFEEDFSLDRYLGKKHVIFYFYPADFTFVCPTEIIAFQDRLADFEAKGVAIVGCSTDTHFSHFAWLQTPRDNGGIEGVTYPLVADATKTIASNFDVLGGHYDYNEAGEMTFVGSPLAYRGLFLIDKDGIVRHQVVNDGPLGRSIDEAMRMVDALQYFEAKGEVCPANWEEGKEAMHATREGVASYLGKQASH
- the yihA gene encoding ribosome biogenesis GTP-binding protein YihA/YsxC; this translates as MIIREAKFMMSNSRVDQCPPPTLPEYAFIGRSNVGKSSLINMLTGHKGLAKTSSLPGKTQLINHFLINDNWYLVDLPGYGYAKVSKDSRATWGKMINYYMRNRENLACVFVLIDSRHAPLAPDLEFMEMLGAAGIPFVMVFTKADKQSSSRTQQNITAYLQKMQQSWDELPRHFITSAEEKTGREEVLAFIDEINRQLAQEAENA
- a CDS encoding LytR/AlgR family response regulator transcription factor, with amino-acid sequence MWLSSLFVAKPTPSRPSYRDQWVQLALIPLITGFSYYLTYNNIRLNWMMAYELFSDAFKILLVWQVARAVVVWLDGRQPWQRGLLPRLVRQVPLTCLAGTATLTGLVHLEYAFLRDYPMEHYWDFDLVIALIFLLLFNVIYTGLYYYDLYRRHHSLYQRSEAEKQALAEQIQGLQSQKDVIESPGLTPAPEHLVVKLGRRDIVVPYGDIRCCYSAEKETYLLTLDDRQYLLDQSLDRLTEQLPPALFFRANRQFLLSAKAVEQVQPDTHGKLLAQLTAAPRLPQHIVISRDRAPAFRQWLRGAALYDSSPK
- a CDS encoding Fur family transcriptional regulator yields the protein MTPFSDHPEFPGCQPNRDELRQRLATAGLRATTQRILILESLVVLPGHPTAEQVHRQVAATEPTVSLGTVYKTLDSFVAAGLTKRVASAEGACRRYDSDCSAHHHLYCTDTKEIIDYSNPELDALIRDFFATRGLGNFQPHSFSLHIAGSRTSS
- a CDS encoding energy transducer TonB; translated protein: MKKIPFILALALLAGTSTAFAQKTKVKVKTEGPTPEQTTPAATEAAPAAAPAPGHVGKSIPVAEYYEGGQEALYAFIEKELKYPVMARRNRIQGTCIVSFTLNTDGTMSGIKLVKNIGGGCGEEALRVTRLLKFNKPGYAVLTSLPIVFKLPAPGKEAAPAPTE
- a CDS encoding serine hydrolase domain-containing protein produces the protein MKSTWLPLKELYLALATLLLLGLTARHTQAQALTAATRHRIDSVFARWDTSSSPGLVLGVVQHGQLIYQRAYGQADVARHQPLTTEHRFWVASMAKQFTAASIALLAEQGKLRLDDDIRRYLPELPYLGDTVRIRHLVHHTSGLRDGFTLIGLTLRGERHYTNANVLRLLSQQRGRNFRPGDRHEYNNGGYVLLAEIVARVSGQSFADFTTQHIFRPLGMSHTRFNGRISAAIPHLATGYTARHRKGQLHYRSQYFQGHTVGSSGLTTTLADLVRWDQNFYRNRLGQGRPELLRLLLTPGRLNDGTSTGYAFGLEVAPYRGSQPLPTVAPTPVTRPSWCACPSRS
- the fbp gene encoding class 1 fructose-bisphosphatase, whose translation is MDHNKLALPVGTTLDRFIMRKQEDFPYATGELSQLLRDIALAAKIVNREINRSGLIDIAGAYGNQNVQGEDQQKLDVIANIRFIRALRNGGEVCTIISEEDEDMIQTGNNQGKYVVAIDPLDGSSNIDVNVSIGTIFSIYRRVSPTGTEGTEQDCLQTGTHQVAAGYVIYGSSTMLVYTTGNGVNGFTYEHSLGEFFLSHPNISTPQTGAIYSINEGSSEYFSEGMAAFVTHCKQQGYSARYIGSLVADFHRNLLKGGIYMYPATKKAPNGKLRLMYECNALAFIVEQAGGKSSNGRSRTMEIEPKGLHDRSPLFIGSTELVEKAEEFLAAEYTDAVASL
- a CDS encoding aspartate kinase; the protein is MQEPHLLQVYKFGGASVKDAAAIRNLTQIVREHAAQQQLLIVVSAMGKTTNALEEIFQLAFTGQDYAPPLATLRYFHLSVAQELFGGEAGEASQLHDLLEQLDQQLATLQKQPAPADAYDQHYDQVISFGELLATCIVARALEAQWLDCRPLLRTDHTWREGRIDWPTTEWNVRDQLPALLQRGPVVTQGFLGGTPNGQTTTLGREGSDYTAAIFAYCLQAKAVTIWKDVAGLLNADPKFFADTVRFPAISYQETIEMAYYGASVIHPKTIKPLAVRQIPLFVKSFLDPAAEGTRIGDGRHEPLAPAFIRKDGQCLISFESKDLTFISEENLQVIFGTLAQVRLKINMMQNSAISFSVCTDFSAYRLEKLLGQLRDQFTIHYNTELELYTIKNYDKASLQRLTTGRELLLEQRSRQTFQFVCRAVPVDGLI
- a CDS encoding DUF5606 family protein is translated as MPYDLKEIAAISGMPGLYRLVRPTRAGVIVESLDERGTRSVASARNKVSLLQEISIYTQDYDQTVPLTEVFDRIYQKYGTDLTVTNKSDDRELATFMGEIIPDYDRQRVYMSDIKKLVTWYKAVSGRLEYQAADAEAGASPEEAADGQSNGQNQTATKESTEAGTQQDTPAADEALSTAGIIPTEQDSEAAGNPEAVTAAPAKKAKKKAE